Proteins encoded in a region of the Prochlorococcus marinus XMU1408 genome:
- a CDS encoding Tic20 family protein — MPSIGGKILGIFLYMIPWADSLMFGNHLYIKYPFTQILQIPAIPIIIIERSIPFGNLLLFLAIFIGLVRNTKVSYFLRFNALQSLLINIGIIIISFIFQIFFSPFGSSLIIRTFSSTLLISLFAMITYCIWSCTQGNEPNLPGISQAVKMQL; from the coding sequence ATGCCTTCCATAGGAGGAAAAATATTAGGAATTTTTTTATATATGATTCCATGGGCAGATAGCCTTATGTTTGGTAATCATTTATATATAAAATATCCTTTTACTCAAATTCTTCAAATACCAGCTATTCCTATTATTATTATTGAAAGATCGATACCCTTTGGAAATTTATTATTATTTTTAGCAATATTTATTGGACTAGTAAGAAATACTAAAGTATCATATTTTTTACGTTTTAATGCTCTTCAATCTTTATTAATCAATATTGGTATAATTATAATTAGTTTTATTTTTCAAATTTTCTTTAGTCCTTTTGGAAGCTCATTAATAATAAGAACTTTTTCGAGTACTTTATTAATTAGTCTCTTTGCAATGATTACTTATTGCATTTGGTCTTGCACTCAAGGTAATGAACCAAATTTACCAGGAATCAGCCAAGCGGTAAAAATGCAATTGTAA
- a CDS encoding argininosuccinate synthase: MRSAKKVVLAYSGGVDTSVCIPYLKKEYGVEEVIAFAADLGQGDELDEIKNKAIAAGASKSLIGNLVKPFIEDFAFPAIRSNALYQGKYPLSTALARPLIAQKLVEIARELNADGVAHGCTGKGNDQVRFDVTIGALAPDLKLLTPAREWGMSREETIAYGEKYGIVPPVSKKNPYSIDLNLLGRSIEAGPLEDPFEMPSEEVFGITSSILDSPDEPEIVDFLFENGNPVAIDGERMDPISLIKKANSLAGKHGFGRLDIIEDRVVGIKSREIYETPGLLLLIKAHQEVESLTLPADLLNTKFRLERQWADLVYQGFWFSPLKEALDGFINYSQKQVNGTVKIRLFKGNADVIGRKSKNNSLYISDMSTYGREDKFNHTSAEGFIYVWGLPSRIWSWINK, translated from the coding sequence ATGCGAAGTGCTAAAAAGGTTGTTTTGGCTTATTCAGGAGGAGTAGATACCAGCGTTTGCATTCCTTATCTAAAAAAGGAATATGGAGTGGAGGAGGTGATTGCTTTTGCAGCAGATCTTGGTCAAGGTGACGAGCTTGATGAAATTAAAAACAAGGCAATTGCAGCTGGAGCTTCTAAATCACTTATTGGCAATTTAGTAAAGCCTTTTATTGAAGATTTTGCTTTTCCTGCGATTAGGTCTAATGCTTTGTATCAAGGGAAATATCCTCTTTCAACTGCATTAGCAAGGCCATTAATCGCACAAAAACTTGTAGAAATTGCAAGAGAATTAAATGCTGACGGGGTTGCGCATGGGTGTACTGGCAAAGGTAATGATCAAGTTCGTTTTGACGTGACAATTGGTGCTTTAGCGCCTGATTTGAAATTGCTTACACCAGCAAGAGAGTGGGGCATGAGTCGTGAAGAAACTATTGCTTATGGAGAGAAATATGGAATAGTTCCACCCGTAAGTAAAAAAAATCCATACTCTATCGATTTAAATCTCTTGGGTAGAAGTATTGAGGCTGGTCCCCTTGAAGATCCATTTGAGATGCCATCCGAAGAAGTTTTTGGTATCACATCATCAATTTTAGATTCACCTGATGAGCCAGAAATAGTGGATTTCCTGTTTGAAAATGGTAATCCAGTTGCAATTGATGGAGAACGAATGGATCCAATATCTCTTATCAAGAAGGCTAATAGTCTTGCAGGAAAACATGGTTTTGGTCGTTTGGATATTATTGAAGACAGAGTAGTTGGAATTAAAAGTCGAGAAATTTATGAAACACCTGGCTTGCTTTTATTAATCAAAGCGCATCAAGAAGTGGAAAGTTTAACTTTGCCTGCAGATTTATTAAATACTAAATTTAGGTTGGAGCGACAATGGGCTGATTTGGTGTATCAAGGTTTTTGGTTTAGTCCTTTAAAAGAAGCCTTGGATGGATTTATTAATTATTCTCAAAAACAAGTTAATGGAACTGTAAAGATTAGGCTTTTCAAAGGTAATGCTGATGTTATTGGTAGAAAGTCAAAAAACAATAGTTTGTATATTTCTGATATGTCTACTTATGGAAGAGAGGATAAGTTCAACCATACATCAGCCGAAGGGTTTATCTATGTGTGGGGATTGCCAAGCCGAATTTGGTCTTGGATAAATAAATAA
- the dnaK gene encoding molecular chaperone DnaK, whose translation MGKVVGIDLGTTNSCVAVMEGGKPTVIANAEGFRTTPSVVAYTKNQDQLVGQIAKRQAVMNPENTFYSSKRFVGRRVDEVNDESKEVSYGVEKAGSNVKLKCPILDKQFSPEEVSAQVLRKLSDDAGKYLGETVTQAVITVPAYFNDSQRQATKDAGKIAGLEVLRIINEPTAAALAYGLDKKSNERILVFDLGGGTFDVSVLEVGDGVFEVLSTSGDTHLGGDDFDRVIVDHLASTFKGNEGIDLRQDKQALQRLTEAAEKAKIELSNATQSEINLPFITATPEGPKHLDLTLTRGKFEELASNLIDRCRVPVEQALKDAKLSTGEIDEIVMVGGSTRMPAVKELVKRVTTKDPNQTVNPDEVVAVGAAIQGGVLAGEVKDILLLDVTPLSLGVETLGGVMTKMISRNTTVPTKKAETYSTAVDGQTNVEIHVLQGEREMASDNKSLGTFRLDGIPPAPRGVPQIEVTFDIDANGILSVTAKDKGSGKEQSISITGASTLSDNEVDKMVKDAEMNASADKEKRERIDIKNQAETLVYQAEKQIGELGDKVDEAAKTKVEEKRVNLKEAIEKDDYDSMKSLVEELQQELYSLGASVYQQANAASQAAEDPNTDKKNDGDDVIDAEFTETK comes from the coding sequence ATGGGGAAGGTTGTCGGAATCGATCTCGGTACTACAAATAGTTGTGTGGCTGTTATGGAAGGCGGTAAGCCTACTGTAATAGCAAATGCTGAGGGATTTAGAACTACCCCATCAGTGGTTGCATATACAAAAAATCAAGATCAACTTGTAGGACAAATTGCTAAGCGTCAAGCTGTGATGAATCCTGAAAATACTTTTTATTCCTCGAAGAGATTTGTTGGTAGACGAGTTGATGAGGTGAATGATGAATCCAAAGAAGTGAGTTATGGTGTAGAAAAAGCGGGATCCAATGTTAAGCTAAAATGCCCAATACTTGATAAACAGTTTTCTCCTGAAGAAGTTAGTGCGCAAGTTTTAAGAAAGCTTTCTGATGACGCTGGAAAATATTTAGGTGAAACTGTTACACAAGCAGTAATTACTGTACCTGCCTACTTTAATGATTCTCAGCGTCAAGCAACAAAAGATGCAGGAAAGATTGCAGGTTTAGAAGTTCTTAGAATTATTAATGAGCCTACTGCTGCTGCTTTAGCATATGGTTTAGACAAAAAAAGTAATGAAAGAATATTAGTTTTTGACTTGGGTGGAGGCACTTTTGACGTATCAGTTTTAGAAGTTGGTGATGGAGTTTTCGAAGTTCTCTCCACATCAGGAGATACACATTTAGGTGGTGACGATTTTGATCGGGTGATTGTTGATCATTTGGCTTCTACCTTTAAAGGCAATGAAGGCATTGATTTACGACAAGATAAGCAAGCATTGCAACGTCTAACTGAGGCAGCTGAAAAAGCAAAGATAGAATTATCAAATGCTACTCAAAGTGAAATAAATCTTCCATTTATTACAGCTACCCCAGAAGGACCAAAACATCTTGATTTGACTCTTACAAGAGGGAAATTTGAAGAATTGGCATCTAACCTTATTGATCGTTGTCGGGTCCCTGTAGAGCAAGCTTTGAAAGATGCAAAGCTATCTACTGGGGAAATAGATGAAATTGTTATGGTTGGCGGTTCTACACGAATGCCAGCTGTCAAAGAATTAGTTAAAAGAGTTACAACTAAAGATCCAAATCAAACAGTTAACCCTGATGAAGTTGTTGCTGTTGGGGCGGCAATTCAAGGAGGAGTTCTTGCTGGTGAAGTCAAAGATATTCTGCTTCTTGATGTGACTCCTTTATCCCTTGGTGTCGAAACTTTGGGAGGAGTCATGACAAAAATGATTTCTAGAAATACTACTGTCCCTACTAAAAAGGCTGAAACTTACTCAACTGCAGTTGATGGACAAACAAATGTAGAAATTCACGTTTTACAAGGTGAACGTGAGATGGCTTCCGATAACAAAAGTCTTGGGACATTTCGTTTAGATGGAATTCCTCCTGCTCCTAGAGGAGTTCCACAAATCGAAGTTACTTTTGATATTGATGCAAATGGAATCCTGAGCGTTACCGCAAAAGATAAGGGGAGTGGTAAAGAGCAAAGCATATCTATAACTGGCGCTTCTACTTTGTCGGATAACGAAGTAGATAAAATGGTCAAAGATGCAGAAATGAATGCTTCTGCAGATAAAGAAAAGCGAGAGAGGATTGATATAAAAAATCAAGCCGAAACTCTTGTCTATCAAGCTGAAAAACAAATAGGAGAGCTCGGAGATAAAGTTGATGAAGCTGCAAAAACTAAGGTTGAAGAAAAACGTGTCAATTTGAAAGAAGCAATAGAAAAAGATGATTATGACTCTATGAAGTCTTTAGTTGAGGAATTACAGCAAGAGTTGTATTCATTAGGAGCTTCTGTATATCAACAAGCAAATGCAGCTTCACAAGCAGCTGAAGATCCAAATACTGATAAAAAAAATGATGGAGATGATGTAATTGACGCTGAATTTACTGAGACAAAGTAA
- the mraY gene encoding phospho-N-acetylmuramoyl-pentapeptide-transferase, producing the protein MKNGKIKLQAYILKKSKKLFDKNKVLFLKNNNQQVIVLFGLITLICIFFDFNLQNSNLTIPFIITTLVSSAITLIGIPQLKKIKVKQVIREEGPKNHFIKQGTPTMGGIFFIPIGIIISNILYFNTQDYKVVLTLSVLIIFFMFIGLIDDLLSLKKQFNTGLNSNQKIILQLIISLIFIIFCASNGYINNSIQIENRTFNIGNLIYPLGVFVLLAESNSANLTDGLDGLLSGCSVIIFAGLSITILIENSINNTGLSQLCIVMAGACMGFLFLNKYPAKLFMGDSGSLAIGASMGGIALISNNLWSLLIMGGILFAESISVIIQVTIFKISKKLQGKGYKFFLMTPLHHHFELKGNNEIRIVSSFWLVTLLLVISNLIFFIKD; encoded by the coding sequence ATGAAGAATGGGAAGATTAAGTTACAAGCTTATATTTTGAAAAAGTCTAAAAAACTTTTTGATAAAAATAAAGTATTATTTTTAAAAAATAATAATCAACAAGTAATAGTCTTATTTGGGTTAATTACTTTAATTTGTATATTTTTTGATTTTAATCTACAAAATAGCAATTTAACAATTCCTTTTATAATTACAACTCTTGTATCATCAGCAATCACTTTGATAGGAATACCTCAGTTAAAAAAAATTAAAGTTAAGCAAGTAATCAGAGAAGAAGGGCCTAAAAATCATTTTATTAAACAAGGTACTCCAACCATGGGTGGCATTTTTTTTATTCCTATAGGAATAATAATAAGTAATATCTTATATTTTAATACACAAGATTATAAGGTTGTCTTAACTTTAAGTGTTCTTATTATATTTTTTATGTTTATTGGATTAATTGATGATTTGCTAAGTTTAAAAAAACAATTCAACACAGGCTTAAATTCTAATCAAAAAATAATTTTACAGTTAATTATTAGCCTTATTTTTATAATATTTTGTGCATCAAATGGTTATATAAATAATTCTATTCAGATAGAAAATAGAACTTTTAATATAGGGAATTTAATTTATCCATTAGGAGTATTTGTTTTATTAGCTGAAAGTAATTCAGCTAATTTAACAGATGGTTTAGATGGATTACTAAGTGGATGTAGCGTAATAATTTTTGCGGGTCTATCTATTACTATTTTAATAGAAAATTCAATTAATAACACTGGTCTATCTCAACTTTGTATAGTCATGGCTGGTGCATGTATGGGATTTCTATTTCTAAATAAATATCCTGCAAAATTATTTATGGGAGATTCAGGTTCTCTAGCTATAGGAGCATCTATGGGAGGTATAGCTTTAATATCTAATAATCTTTGGTCTCTATTAATTATGGGAGGAATACTTTTCGCAGAATCTATCTCGGTAATAATTCAAGTAACTATTTTCAAAATTTCTAAAAAATTACAAGGTAAAGGCTATAAATTTTTTTTAATGACTCCCTTACATCATCACTTTGAACTTAAAGGTAACAATGAAATTAGAATTGTAAGTAGTTTTTGGTTGGTTACATTATTATTAGTAATATCTAATCTAATCTTTTTTATTAAAGATTAA
- a CDS encoding shikimate dehydrogenase — translation MITITGKTNLVGLLGQPVNHSLSPVMHNAAYEEMGLDWCYLAFACDKTNLIQLTTALRLIDCKGLNVTIPHKQEILKACNKFTNTAHEIQAVNTLIPEKNNEWIGANTDIDGFKVPLKNHNLINKNVIVIGCGGSARAVIMGLNSLNVKKITVIGRNEKSLKSFIHNMKNLKTNSEISIVGINYKKLNVSPYIEEADLIVNTTPIGMNSNQTEQESIPLGNEIWNSLSSHTILYDLIYTPRPTKWLKLGQEKNCFTIDGLDMLVEQGALSIKLWSGFTNVPTQIMKSSAKKHLML, via the coding sequence ATGATTACTATCACTGGAAAAACTAATCTAGTAGGACTTCTTGGACAACCAGTAAATCATTCACTTTCCCCTGTTATGCATAACGCCGCATATGAAGAAATGGGACTGGATTGGTGTTACTTGGCATTTGCATGCGATAAAACTAACCTCATACAACTAACAACAGCATTAAGACTTATAGATTGCAAAGGCTTAAATGTAACTATCCCTCATAAACAAGAAATTTTAAAAGCTTGTAATAAATTTACTAATACAGCACATGAAATCCAAGCAGTTAATACATTAATACCAGAAAAAAATAATGAATGGATAGGAGCAAATACTGACATTGATGGATTTAAAGTGCCATTAAAAAATCATAATTTGATTAATAAAAATGTCATTGTGATAGGTTGCGGAGGAAGTGCTAGAGCTGTAATTATGGGGCTTAATAGCTTAAATGTGAAAAAAATTACAGTTATTGGTCGGAATGAAAAATCATTAAAAAGCTTTATACATAATATGAAAAACTTAAAAACAAATAGCGAGATATCTATTGTAGGAATTAATTATAAAAAATTAAATGTTTCCCCATATATAGAAGAAGCTGATTTAATTGTTAATACAACTCCAATTGGAATGAATAGCAATCAAACTGAACAAGAAAGTATTCCACTTGGTAATGAAATTTGGAACAGTCTTTCAAGTCATACTATTTTATATGACTTGATATATACTCCAAGACCAACAAAATGGTTAAAGCTTGGACAAGAAAAAAATTGTTTCACAATTGACGGGCTTGATATGCTTGTTGAGCAAGGAGCATTGTCAATTAAACTGTGGAGCGGTTTTACTAACGTACCAACTCAAATAATGAAATCATCTGCAAAAAAACATTTAATGCTTTAA
- a CDS encoding DUF3134 domain-containing protein codes for MSDLEKINLSALDGINPALTRYGRQEPAPVLPLREEPDLLSWLETSGRLVADEDSNEQEISTVEEEELSALMGEKEDYKAEEEPTDEEWED; via the coding sequence ATGAGCGATCTAGAAAAAATCAATTTATCAGCTTTAGACGGAATTAACCCCGCTTTAACTCGCTATGGCAGGCAAGAGCCCGCCCCTGTTCTCCCTCTAAGAGAAGAGCCAGATTTACTATCTTGGTTAGAAACTAGTGGAAGATTAGTTGCTGATGAAGATTCGAATGAACAAGAAATCAGTACAGTTGAAGAAGAAGAGCTTTCCGCTTTAATGGGAGAAAAAGAAGATTATAAAGCTGAAGAAGAGCCTACAGATGAAGAATGGGAAGATTAA
- the rpsF gene encoding 30S ribosomal protein S6 — protein sequence MSEKPYYETMYILRPDIPEDEVDSHLKKYSEILVKAGTEVLDSQMRGKRRLAYPIAKHKEGIYVQLSHKGDGQQVALLERAMRLSEDVIRYLTVKQEGPLPTPKSTSKEDEAEKSETDKEEIKATENKAESTIEDKAESTIEDKAESTIEDKTESSTKNEKKEEATEQ from the coding sequence ATGTCTGAAAAACCTTACTACGAAACAATGTACATTCTTCGTCCGGATATCCCGGAGGATGAAGTTGATAGCCATCTAAAAAAATATAGTGAAATACTTGTTAAAGCAGGAACAGAAGTATTAGATAGTCAAATGCGAGGGAAAAGAAGACTTGCTTATCCAATTGCAAAGCACAAAGAAGGAATATATGTGCAACTAAGTCACAAAGGAGATGGGCAGCAAGTTGCCCTCCTAGAAAGAGCTATGAGGTTGAGCGAAGACGTTATCCGCTACCTGACAGTAAAACAAGAAGGTCCTTTACCAACTCCAAAATCCACATCTAAGGAAGATGAAGCTGAGAAATCTGAAACAGACAAGGAAGAAATAAAAGCTACTGAAAATAAGGCCGAGTCAACTATTGAAGATAAGGCCGAGTCAACTATTGAAGATAAGGCCGAGTCAACTATTGAAGATAAGACCGAATCATCTACTAAAAACGAAAAAAAAGAAGAAGCCACTGAACAGTGA